CTGAGCTACAAAGAACTTGCCAGTGGAAACTCAACGTGCTGAGGACCTCGGACTTCCTGTCCATCGTGATCatatttaatattgaactgtctatcatttttgtttctgtaagtcacCCATTCATTATTTGTAGTGCAGCGTATGGTCCCTCATAACACATGCTTCACGTTTAGAGTTAATCCTTTTTTATGATGGGGAGTGTACAGCCATATTGTGTCACCTTGAGAAAATACAATCTTATCAGCATTAATATCATAAAAGCATTTCAGTTTATCACTAGTTAATGTCTGTTTTTATTCCCGTTTGCCTTCTTTAACGTTGTAATTACAAGCATTCCACATTTCACCCATCTTATGGTTGTAATTCATCTCTATATCTCCAACAGTTTCATCGATTTTGTGTCTATCCGAGCATTTAACAAAGATTTTAATTTCTACTTAAGTATATCTCTTTCTTTTAACTTCCTGCTATATTCTCCTTGACAATCATTTTTAACTTCCTGCTATCTTTCTTTTGATTTTCTCTTTCTTCGAATTTTCTTCTCATTCCTCCTGATTTTGtcttaataatttcattatttcaattAACATTTGAATCTCACTAAGTGATTTCGTAGTTGTTATCTTTAACTGTTAAAGCTCTATCtcaaatacattcaaaagtatattttattttcatcaaaatacttCACGTCTGACAAAGTTATTGTATCACTGCTCTTTTGATGGTGGTTTCTTTCAAgttatctggtgaaaataattccAAGATCAATTTTCTTATTCTCGACCCACACCTCTGTGGtttagcagtaagtctgaaggcttataatactaaaaatcgaatttcgatacctgtagcGGACACAgttcagatagcccattatgaattttgtggttaacaacaaacaaacaaaataaaccagttaaactataaaaaattttAGTGTTTCCACAAGCCTGAATACTTCTACACTACTACAAGTTGTTGTAAGCCTGTATTGTAAATGACGTTCAAACCTCTCTGGAAATGGTGGGATTAGCGAAAAACCAACTTATTTGTACAAAGTAACTCTATAAAAGCGATAGCAAAGATAAATCAATTCGCTTATTTGAAAGTAAAACCATACtggattatctgctgtgtcaaccatGGGAAGTCGAATTCAGGATTTTATAATGGACAATTTATCACTTTTTCTCCTGGAGGCAACAGAGATCTAAATATCTCACAAAAACAATGACTGATTCAACTTGCTATCTTGAaataactttatacacttcaCAACTATCTCATATTTATAATGTAGTTTCATATATACGAGAAACTCTTGAGGTCAAATTTCCTTGGCGGTCTAACTTTATCTTAACATTATATATCCTCTAGCTAACATacaaattacaacaataaaattataaagtacaaCATATATGTACCTATAAATGTCCTTTTTATTACTTCTTGCGGATATCTAATTAACTTAAACTTAGATATAAATCTTGCTTTTATAACAACGAAGCATTTAGGAAAATTGTCATGAAATACTAAAATTTGTTTAACTGTTTACAACAGAGTTTGAAATTTGTCTGAAATAAGACTTATGTGAACTTTAACTTATTTACGTATACGTATGTTTAAAAACCAAACTTTCAGGATTTGCGTCTTAAATATTTATCGATAGATTTATTAGaagttcttattttgttttagatttggaatgtaatcttatagaaaattttattttttctcacttAAATGTAACAACCAAAAAACATGGTTAATTAATTTACTGCTAAACTTAACTACgttttttgtttggttgttttgaatttaacgctagtcattcctaatttagcagggtaagacctagttattaccacccactcttgggctattttatCACCAACGAATATATTGGGATTAGCCATACCTTTATGATGCcacacgcctgaaagggcgagtatgttttgtgtgaccTGAATTCGAAGTCGATCGCTCTAACCACTTGCCTACACTGGGTCAATAATgtcttttcttaaaataacaacttgaaactaaaaacaaaatattcacacaaatctactcgaggattatctgtcAATAGCCGATAAACTACATAtaaggcaactagttaacagtacccACTGCCAACATCTGAGTTACTACTGGTTgagtgaatagtggaatttgaccatTATTCCAATAGcattatggcctggcatggccaggtggttaagttatAAGACTCTTAATCCGATgatcgggttcgaatcctagtcgtgccaaacatgctcgccctttcagctgtggggacgttataatgtgacggtcaatcccactattcgttggtaaaagagtagcccaagagttggcggtgggtggtgatgactagctgccttccctctagttttacactgctaaattagggacagataacgcagatagtcctcgtgtagctttgtacgaaattaaaaaacaaacaaacatagcaaCTAATGTGGAATTGTTAAAAAGATTACAAAACAGGTGTGTTTAACCAATGTTGTTGCATGTTCGTCTGACAGAATATTGATATGAAGTTTATAACTATAAACagaagtttatgttttttttctctctgcaGAATATCCATGTGGTCtctgttctttgctttattttgttttttctgcaCTAGAATACAGGAAAATATCTGTTTACATTCAAAAGTGTCTTGCTGCACCTCTGAGCCCGACTTAAATAAAGAGATCATCATGTAGTATGTTTAGCTTCCACACGGTGGCAGCACATTTCCAGAAGAAGCTAAGTACTATTATTTAAAACCGTGGCTCAGTATCGTCCAGTGTGTAGTTGATAGACTTCGCTGTTAAACCGTCAGTGAAGCGCTAATACTGTGTATATTATTCTCAGCCTCAGGCGAACAATACAAAAAAGTATGTACTTGGAgagtgttgtttgttgttatccTACTGTAGCTGTGAGAGTAAACAACTGAAAACTGAAGCAACGTCATACAAATGTTCACAATGACAACTAGCCCAAGAAAGGCTCTAAAGCAAACAcatgtaattatttcaaaattttaataaaactttctaaatGTTAACTCAGTTTGTGAATAATGGCGCACCCGACGATTCCCAGCTTGGACTATGATCCCCAGACAGTAAGCCCAACACGGGTAGCGATGATGGGATCTATCATTAGCCCCAGCCAATCTACTGTGGAGGTCATGCGTCGTTACATTGAATCTCTTCCACAAGACATGACCTTTCGGGAGGAGATAACCAGTTCTCAGCTTTGGAAGTCCCTGAAAGGCGAGTTGTTGGGAACGTTATTGTTAACTGTGGTGGGATGTGGCGCTAGTCTGTCTGTCCAGCCAGATTCTGCAGCTGTGCAAGCTGTCACACTTAAAGTGTCTTTAGCATTCGGGCTGGTTATTGCTTCTCTTGTGCAGTGGACGGGACCTGTCAGCGGTGCCCATATGAATCCTTCTGTTTCCATAGCTTTGCTCGTGACCCGTCATATCAGCGTGCTGCGGGCCAGCCTCTACATTGTGGCTCAATGTGCCGGTGCTCTCGCTGGAGCCGCCGTATTGTACGGACTCACACCACTGGAGCAGCGAGATTCGGTAAGTCTTGGAGCCTGCGAGCCGTCGAAGCACCTCCACCCAAGTCAGGTTTTTGGGTTAGAGTTTTTGGGAACACTGTTGGTCGTTCTGACCATCCTATCAAACGCTGACCCAGCCAGGACGGACTCTGGTTCCAAGGCCTTGTCTGTAGGTTTTTCCTACACTGCTGCACATCTGTTAGCGGTAAGTATCTTTTAACTAACGCTTCTAGTTATTTTACTAACTGGACAAATTATATGTGCACAGAAGTGTTATATACAGGGGTTCTTCCACACAACCTTATAGAAACACGATCTTCTCAGTTTCAAGTTatacaaatacttttgttttaatcCATTTTGTAAAGAATTCAGAGTTCCTTGCAATGAATGCCACATCCTTCAAAACCACATtttataattggtttgttttgaatttcgcgcaaagctacatgagggctatctacgctagccgtctctaattttgcagtgtaagactaaaggaaagacagtcatcaccacccatcaccaactcttgggctactcttttaccaacgaataatgggagtgatcgtaaacttataacgcccccatggctgaaagggcgagcatgtttagtgtgatgggaattcgaacccgcaaccttcggattacgagtcgagtgtcttaaccatgcCGGGTCCCATGTACTACAATTCCTTACAATAATGTCGGCCAGGTtgttgcgcgaaatttaaaacaaatcaaaatcaaACTAACTCTTACCATCTCAAGAGCTCGTAAACTTGAGATTTGGAATTTTATAATTTTCGATTTTTTTTGTTCAGTTGATCTATGCCTTTAGTctgaatatttaacttaaaattaatcaAAGTTGTCATGTAACATTTTGGCCTTCATAGATAAACTGGAAAATACAAGTTGATCTTTATAGACACGCTGAAAAACATAAGATTATCTTATAGACAGACTAGAAAACATGAGTTGATCTTAATGGACAGGCTGGAAGTTACAAACTGATTTTTACAGACAGACTGGAAAAACAATCTGTTCTTTGTGGACAAGGAAGAAAACACCAAGTGATCTTTGTAGACAGACTGTAAAACATAAACTAATCTTTGT
This sequence is a window from Tachypleus tridentatus isolate NWPU-2018 chromosome 5, ASM421037v1, whole genome shotgun sequence. Protein-coding genes within it:
- the LOC143250815 gene encoding aquaporin AQPAe.a-like; protein product: MAHPTIPSLDYDPQTVSPTRVAMMGSIISPSQSTVEVMRRYIESLPQDMTFREEITSSQLWKSLKGELLGTLLLTVVGCGASLSVQPDSAAVQAVTLKVSLAFGLVIASLVQWTGPVSGAHMNPSVSIALLVTRHISVLRASLYIVAQCAGALAGAAVLYGLTPLEQRDSVSLGACEPSKHLHPSQVFGLEFLGTLLVVLTILSNADPARTDSGSKALSVGFSYTAAHLLAFPYTGAGLNPARVLGPAVVTGRWRLHWVYWIGPMLGGIIGGFTYEYNQDTSRTTQQLKRSFRRKSAREMMRDHSALSNNETEFTAISNDCRA